The following are encoded in a window of Panicum virgatum strain AP13 chromosome 5N, P.virgatum_v5, whole genome shotgun sequence genomic DNA:
- the LOC120676913 gene encoding histone H1.11R-like isoform X2 has translation MGQSGSALNKRGALGCDADRPQSTLASIQRQRRRSFSVLCFSCPARLRRRQKGGSQGRPIKPATTKTIAAKPAKAAAKPKKSAATAKPKKTAATAAGTKRRAPEEKVVAKPKKSPAAKPPAWYRISRAASVMVIQGFIQDTK, from the coding sequence ATGGGCCAAAGCGGTTCAGCCCTAAACAAAAGAGGGGCGTTAGGTTGTGATGCCGATCGACCCCAATCGACCCTGGCGTCGATCcaacgccagcgccgccgctccttctCCGTGCTTTGCTTCTCCTGCCCGGCACGACTTCGCCGCCGCCAAAAAGGAGGCTCCCAAGGCCGGCCAATTAAGCCCGCAACCACCAAGACCATCGCTGCCAAGCCGGCCAAGGCTGCCGCGAAGCCGAAGAAGAGCGCCGCCACAGCCAAGCCGAAGAAGaccgcggccaccgccgccgggaccAAGCGCAGGGCGCCGGAGGAGAAGGTCGTGGCGAAACCGAAGAAGTCCCCCGCTGCGAAGCCTCCTGCTTGGTATCGGATCTCAAGAGCTGCCTCCGTGATGGTGATCCAAG
- the LOC120676913 gene encoding uncharacterized protein LOC120676913 isoform X1 produces MGQSGSALNKRGALGCDADRPQSTLASIQRQRRRSFSVLCFSCPARLRRRQKGGSQGRPIKPATTKTIAAKPAKAAAKPKKSAATAKPKKTAATAAGTKRRAPEEKVVAKPKKSPAAKPPAWYRISRAASVMVIQVTTDGSYFYELLGALWNVLSCCCNF; encoded by the exons ATGGGCCAAAGCGGTTCAGCCCTAAACAAAAGAGGGGCGTTAGGTTGTGATGCCGATCGACCCCAATCGACCCTGGCGTCGATCcaacgccagcgccgccgctccttctCCGTGCTTTGCTTCTCCTGCCCGGCACGACTTCGCCGCCGCCAAAAAGGAGGCTCCCAAGGCCGGCCAATTAAGCCCGCAACCACCAAGACCATCGCTGCCAAGCCGGCCAAGGCTGCCGCGAAGCCGAAGAAGAGCGCCGCCACAGCCAAGCCGAAGAAGaccgcggccaccgccgccgggaccAAGCGCAGGGCGCCGGAGGAGAAGGTCGTGGCGAAACCGAAGAAGTCCCCCGCTGCGAAGCCTCCTGCTTGGTATCGGATCTCAAGAGCTGCCTCCGTGATGGTGATCCAAG TTACTACAGATGGTAGCTACTTCTATGAATTGCTTGGGGCACTGTGGAATGTTCTTTCTTGCTGCTGCAATTTCTGA